Within Romeriopsis navalis LEGE 11480, the genomic segment GATGAAAGCTCTTTCCCAACAACTCCTGGCGATACAGCTCATGATCAACAATTTTTGGCATGCAAGATTTAGAACAGTCGTTATAAATAACGTTTGTTCTAAATTAGATGTAAGCGGCTGGTGTTGTCAAGCCATGTTTCAAGTTGTCAACAGCCCAATGCCTCCGGGAGAGGCATTGGGCAACCTATAACTCATATAGTTCGATCGTCGCCTCAATAAACCCAAACCACACCGGGTTCGGCTGCCACACCGGCTCAACATAGCGCCAGGCAACTTCATGGGGAAGTTTCGCGCGCACGCGATTGTAGAGATACACCATGGCTGACACGCGCATATTCTTCGCACAGTGCACCCACAGCTTACGTTCCTGGTTCTGCTCTAGCACCGCACAAAATTGATCAAAATCTTCTAGGGTAGGATTTTCCCACAACACCGGCATCGGGAAATAGTCCAAACCCAAGTTCGCTAAAATCTCTGGCTCTTCGGGAACCCAATTGCTCGATGTCGGCATCGCAAGATTCACCACCGCCTCGTAACCTGCGGCCTTAATCACCTCAAACTGGGCCGATGTCGGCTGCCCCGACGTTGCTAACTGGGGTGAAACTGGGACAAATGCTTCAATTTCTGACAACTGCTCAAAGGACATGGGGCGGATCTCACCAAACTCATAGGCTAGATTAGAACTAGCTCAACTATTCTGACGTAGTTTAGAACACCACACAGCCTTATGAAAAATCTGACCGCACCCATTCTGGCGCTGACGCTGCTCCTCGGCAGCGTCGCCGTACAACCAAAAGTCGAGGCCCAATCCGCCGCACCAACAGCGCCCAAAATCAGCCTCTCCGCAGCTCAAAAAACCAAAATCGATCAGATCCGCCAGGACAGTCGCAGCCAAATTCAACGCCTGTTCAGCCGGAAACAGACCGAAACCTACGCAACATTGCGCAAGCGCGGCATCCCTGCCGCCCAAGCCGTTGAAATGATTGATCTCAGTCGCAGTCGGCGCGACCAACTCCGCCGCATCTTGACCAAAAGCCGTGAACAGATCGTCAAGGTTCTCGGACAATCCTAGAGGCGATTACACCGCGACTTGGTGATTTTAATCGCAAGCCTTCCCAAGGCTACCTTTTTCCAGTATTATATGACGTTCGGCTATCCCGTTCTTCCACCGGGACGCGAAGAGTAGCAAATAGGATTTTTGGAATCATGGCAAAACGGGTTCAGGTGGTCCTCTCACAGGACGTACGGAAATTAGGTAAGCTCGGTGACTTGGTAGAAGTTGCCCCCGGTTATGCACGCAACTATCTGATGCCTAAGGGTATTGGTCTAGAAGTGACACCCGGCGTACTGAAGCAAGTCGAGCGCCGCAAGGAGCTTGAGCGTCAGCGTCAGGAAGAGCTGAAGGCGGAAGCAGCCAAGCAACAGGCCGCGATCGAGAAAGCTGGCAAGCTGACCATCGAGAAAAATGTTGGTGAAGAAGATGCCATCTTTGGTACCGTCACTAACCAAGAAATCGCCGATGCGATCAAGTCACTGGCGAGTGTCGAAGTTGATAAGCGACATGTCGAAGTCCCGAGCGTCAGCAAGATTGGTGACTATACGGCAGAAGTTGAACTACATCCAGAAGTAAAAATTTCGGTTGAGTTCTCAGTTGTAGCAGCTGAAGCGGCTGAGTAGTTGCTACGACGTAGTGATTGGCCGCATTTAGCGAGTGATCACATTTGATTGAAGGGAGCACATCACCTGTGCTCCTTTTTTATTGAGGATCAACCATATACAGGTGACGAATCGCTCTTCCCTAAACAGTACGTATAAACTAAAATAATTCAGACGCTGAGGCAGTGATCGTCAGACCCAAGATCTCCGTTATAGTTATCAGCATCAAACACCCCCGCTATCCCCGGACA encodes:
- the rplI gene encoding 50S ribosomal protein L9, with the protein product MAKRVQVVLSQDVRKLGKLGDLVEVAPGYARNYLMPKGIGLEVTPGVLKQVERRKELERQRQEELKAEAAKQQAAIEKAGKLTIEKNVGEEDAIFGTVTNQEIADAIKSLASVEVDKRHVEVPSVSKIGDYTAEVELHPEVKISVEFSVVAAEAAE
- a CDS encoding protein tyrosine phosphatase family protein, giving the protein MSFEQLSEIEAFVPVSPQLATSGQPTSAQFEVIKAAGYEAVVNLAMPTSSNWVPEEPEILANLGLDYFPMPVLWENPTLEDFDQFCAVLEQNQERKLWVHCAKNMRVSAMVYLYNRVRAKLPHEVAWRYVEPVWQPNPVWFGFIEATIELYEL
- a CDS encoding Spy/CpxP family protein refolding chaperone — translated: MKNLTAPILALTLLLGSVAVQPKVEAQSAAPTAPKISLSAAQKTKIDQIRQDSRSQIQRLFSRKQTETYATLRKRGIPAAQAVEMIDLSRSRRDQLRRILTKSREQIVKVLGQS